The Vitis riparia cultivar Riparia Gloire de Montpellier isolate 1030 chromosome 3, EGFV_Vit.rip_1.0, whole genome shotgun sequence genome includes a region encoding these proteins:
- the LOC117910956 gene encoding disease resistance RPP13-like protein 4, which produces MKKDLVRKLELWGLGVTVRPLWPQSVFDQSPVGIVGIWINLQAIQKGEIDFKKILKAMLKQCDGGQRDSVEVEELLEALCKALWSKSYLLVFDGIWDINLDWYFRLKERLQWCNKSNQSRRRRRRIIIITTRLDGVAKRMVGPNNLYRIQPFSDEDIWLNIETFTDTFGFPLDHPIVLKTKDEIIYHCHGLPLTATTLHTIMVNRIYRGE; this is translated from the coding sequence ATGAAGAAGGATTTAGTAAGGAAATTGGAATTGTGGGGATTGGGGGTTACGGTGAGACCCTTGTGGCCCCAATCAGTTTTCGACCAAAGTCCTGTGGGGATTGTGGGAATTTGGATCAACTTACAAGCGATACAGAAAGGAGAAATAGATTTTAAGAAGATTCTCAAGGCTATGCTGAAGCAGTGTGATGGTGGGCAAAGAGATAGTGTGGAGGTGGAGGAGCTATTGGAGGCCCTCTGCAAAGCATTGTGGAGTAAGAGTTATTTATTAGTGTTTGATGGAATTTGGGATATCAACCTGGACTGGTACTTCAGGTTAAAGGAGAGACTCCAGTGGTGTAACAAATCAAATCAGAGTAGAAGGCGCAGGCGCAGAATCATCATCATTACAACCAGACTCGATGGTGTGGCAAAGAGGATGGTTGGGCCCAATAACTTATATCGTATACAGCCCTTTTCCGATGAGGATATTTGGCTCAACATTGAGACTTTTACAGATACATTTGGGTTTCCGCTTGATCATCCCATTGTGTTGAAAACGAAGGATGAAATAATATACCACTGTCATGGTCTCCCGTTAACTGCAACAACGCTCCACACTATCATGGTGAACCGAATCTATAGAGGGGAGTAA